Proteins encoded within one genomic window of Hymenobacter aerilatus:
- a CDS encoding RepA protein, giving the protein MSTWYKKITDYPENENNPFSEKAVLEISTTKKRQAIRPPKTKDGENKYWVIDNNGEKVAESLFVREIEVDDEQFAKVFLGGLLNFWELSPRGIRVFTYVLRQLRPGRDEFYFSAPECMKFTLYKSRGLVISGLAELVGAGLIARSTDPLIYFLNPLIMFNGSRVTFAKSYVRKQIAGRNPSQLALPFNPSLEQLREIASSNQL; this is encoded by the coding sequence ATGTCAACCTGGTACAAAAAAATAACGGATTACCCTGAGAATGAGAATAATCCGTTTTCAGAAAAGGCAGTGCTAGAGATTAGCACCACTAAAAAACGCCAGGCCATCAGACCACCCAAGACAAAAGATGGGGAGAATAAGTATTGGGTAATCGATAATAATGGTGAGAAGGTAGCTGAAAGCCTGTTTGTTAGAGAAATTGAGGTAGACGATGAACAGTTTGCGAAAGTCTTTCTAGGTGGGCTACTCAATTTTTGGGAGCTTAGTCCACGCGGCATTCGGGTGTTTACCTATGTTCTTCGACAACTCCGGCCAGGACGTGATGAGTTTTACTTTTCTGCTCCTGAGTGTATGAAATTCACCCTTTATAAAAGCAGAGGACTTGTAATCAGTGGATTAGCTGAGTTGGTTGGAGCTGGCCTGATAGCCCGTAGCACTGACCCCTTAATCTACTTTCTCAACCCTCTAATAATGTTCAATGGCAGTAGGGTGACCTTTGCTAAAAGCTACGTTCGCAAGCAGATAGCTGGTAGAAATCCTAGTCAGCTTGCCCTACCATTCAACCCCAGCCTAGAGCAATTGCGTGAGATTGCCAGCAGCAATCAACTTTAG
- a CDS encoding DMT family transporter — MKYIFLFLAIVAEVIATSAMKASNQFTLLLPSLLTVAGYGVSFYLLSFALKSIPVGIAYATWSGVGIVLVSAIGVILYKQRLDGPAVAGIALIIAGVLIMNLFSKTSAH, encoded by the coding sequence ATGAAATATATCTTTCTGTTTTTGGCCATCGTCGCGGAAGTGATTGCCACTAGTGCGATGAAAGCATCGAATCAGTTCACCCTTCTGCTTCCAAGTTTACTCACTGTGGCAGGATACGGGGTGTCCTTTTACCTTCTGAGTTTCGCCTTAAAAAGTATCCCGGTGGGCATTGCATACGCAACATGGTCCGGCGTCGGCATTGTGTTAGTTTCAGCCATAGGAGTTATCCTCTACAAACAGCGCTTGGACGGACCCGCCGTTGCTGGAATCGCCCTCATTATCGCGGGAGTGCTAATTATGAACCTCTTTTCGAAAACCAGTGCCCATTAA